The Panicum virgatum strain AP13 chromosome 5K, P.virgatum_v5, whole genome shotgun sequence genome has a window encoding:
- the LOC120708550 gene encoding selT-like protein, whose product MDRVQFVLLGLPILLFCSDVVTLFAPLPPAAPQPDRQSRPGPDAVQPGDPSAADASAQAEPQVDGPGSGTTVDLKFCASCSYRGTAMTMKRMLETSFPGIHVVLENYPPPFPKRALSKAVPLLQVGAMATLMAGDQIFPRFGMVPPPWYYSLRANRFGTMASIWLFGNFAQSFLQSSGAFEVYCNGQLVFSKLSEQRFPSELELQELIGNRILDSQELISSKIPDSQVGEDLENDLVLDDDSDDDDDAAIL is encoded by the exons ATGGACCGCGTCCAGTTCGTGCTCCTGGGCCTCCCCATCCTCCTCTTCTGCTCCGACGTCGTTACCCTcttcgcgccgctgccgccggcggccccGCAGCCCGACCGCCAGTCGCGCCCGGGCCCCGACGCCGTCCAGCCCGgcgacccctccgccgccgacgcttCTGCGCAGGCG GAGCCGCAGGTGGATGGACCTGGCTCCGGCACCACCGTCGACTTGAAGTTTTGCGCCTCCTGCTCGTACAG GGGAACTGCAATGACCATGAAGCGGATGCTGGAAACCTCATTTCCTGGGATTCATGTTGTGTTGGAAAATTATCCTCCACCATTCCCCAAACGTGCACTCAGCAAAGCTGTTCCTCTTCTTCAAGTTGGAGCCATGGCAACATTAATGGCTGGTGATCAGATCTTTCCTAGATTTGGAATGGTTCCACCTCCATGGTACTACTCATTGCGTGCTAATAGATTTGGAACCATGGCATCAATCTGGCTGTTTGGCAATTTCGCTCAGTCATTTCTACAGAGCTCTGGTGCCTTTGAAGTTTATTGCAATGGGCAACTG GTTTTCTCAAAACTGTCTGAGCAGAGATTTCCCAGTGAGCTTGAGCTACAGGAACTCATTGGCAACAGGATACTGGATTCTCAGGAGCTCATTAGCAGCAAGATACCGGATTCTCAGGTTGGGGAAGACCTGGAAAATGATCTGGTCTTAGAtgatgacagtgatgatgacgatgatgccGCTATACTCTAG